A region from the Topomyia yanbarensis strain Yona2022 unplaced genomic scaffold, ASM3024719v1 HiC_scaffold_165, whole genome shotgun sequence genome encodes:
- the LOC131694827 gene encoding zinc finger protein ZFP2-like isoform X2, with amino-acid sequence MLRSCCIPVCKNAKLGADQSIGFHLFPTNTELRHKWVEFLGLDCKKFRWRQKYVCSEHFLLSELIENNGQKQLLDGAIPSIYSADECDEDLEYLDYDYLTDTDRPIERDNLVSENAARTHMEDVKLWTLFCRICLKKRSELLSLNSMLHNVALIDIIYTVTGLSLDVGVKLPMKICTSCVCKLDLAFNVRIEIMHFDLILKNMIETGQLDSYYETYDDHLFDVKSPNESYLSELIKKVEGYPAPMEHEKQLTLPELIEKVHAQEQSTAIVSMPSNEELECINEPMQEEHLENDQEEQATIDSKEQIIKESTEESVAFVQCDNSFDLKQEFTSDSEDERSSAPKRYVFSWKELYKPKIIPKKRRNIPELPKPELIPNTCYICNSSYEDGNALESHFEEHVSILPYTCEQCNTEAHPQVFRTLISLNRHLRSHLYPFLCEHCPLRFYTKASYTTHLEEKHETGRDGSTCNICGRYFAAKRPFLKHMADHRIIDSAKYKCENCGKIFRDGGLLRRHVRIHTGEQPFECKKCGRRFNHEANFQNHKRLHIGEKAYICSECGKNFVNATALRYHMADHFPNDPQYRVQNQRFNDGKLKNPKFYACPVEGCSFVSSVYVAYSDHRNKHMARHQCAICQKKFGSKSILARHTAIIHEGIVPEKNLPCPYCSKCFSNKRHLRLHIDVHENNRRFKCSFCEKTFIQKINCVVHERTHTGERPSVCRICPAKFITSSNRNKHEKLCHFRNESEEINVIGCVKHLCEGDGYIGEIDVET; translated from the exons CAGTTGCTAGATGGAG ccATTCCATCAATATATTCCGCTGATGAATGTGACGAAGATTTGGAATACCTTGATTATGATTATCTAACAGACACGGATCGACCAATTGAACGTGATAATCTGGTTTCGGAGAACGCAGCCCGAACGCATATGGAAGACGTCAAATTATGGACTTTGTTTTGTAGAATCTGTCTGAAAAAACGGTCCGAGCTGTTGTCACTTAACTCAATGCTACACAACGTCGCACTAATAGATATCATCTACACAGTCACAGGTCTTAGCCTAGATGTTGGTGTTAAGTTGCCTATGAAAATCTGTACGAGTTGCGTCTGTAAGCTAGACTTGGCCTTTAACGTAAGGATTGAAATCATGCATTTCGATCTAATTCTAAAGAATATGATTGAAACTGGACAATTGGATAGTTATTACGAAACTTACGATGACCATCTCTTTGACGTTAAGAGTCCAAACGAATCCTACTTGAGTGAGTTAATAAAGAAGGTTGAAGGGTACCCGGCTCCAATG GAACACGAAAAACAATTGACACTGCCTGAATTAATCGAAAAAGTTCACGCACAAGAACAATCAACTGCAATTGTTTCCATGCCCTCTAATGAAGAGTTGGAATGTATTAATGAGcccatgcaagaggaacattTGGAGAACGATCAAGAAGAACAAGCAACAATTGATTCAAAGGAACAGATCATAAAAGAATCTACCGAAGAAAGCGTTGCATTCGTGCAATGCGATAATTCTTTCGATTTGAAGCAGGAGTTCACTTCCGATTCAGAAGATGAACGCAGCTCAGCTCCAAAACGATACGTGTTTTCTTGGAAAGAACTCTACAAGCCAAAAATCATTCCCAAAAAGCGTAGAAATATTCCAGAGTTACCTAAACCAGAGCTTATACCAAATACCTGCTATATATGTAACAGTTCCTACGAAGATGGTAATGCGCTGGAATCACACTTCGAAGAGCACGTCAGCATTCTACCATACACATGCGAGCAGTGCAACACGGAAGCGCACCCGCAAGTGTTTAGAACGCTGATTTCGCTCAATAGGCACCTTCGATCGCACCTCTACCCATTTCTGTGTGAGCACTGTCCTTTACGGTTTTACACAAAGGCTAGTTATACAACACATTTGGAAGAAAAACACGAGACTGGCAGGGATGGGTCTACTTGCAATATTTGTGGGCGGTATTTTGCAGCGAAACGACCATTCCTTAAACACATGGCGGATCACAGGATAATTGACAGTGCCAAATATAAGTGTGAAAACTGCGGCAAAATATTTCGAGATGGTGGATTACTTAGAAGGCACGTAAGAATTCACACAG GGGAACAGCCTTTTGAATGTAAGAAATGTGGTAGAAGATTCAACCACGAGGCCAATTTCCAGAACCACAAACGACTTCACATCGGAGAAAAGGCTTACATCTGCAGTGAGTGTGGTAAAAATTTCGTCAACGCAACAGCACTCCGTTACCATATGGCTGACCATTTTCCGAACGATCCACAATATCGAGTTCAAAATCAGAGGTTCAATGACGGTAAATTGAAGAATCCGAAGTTCTACGCTTGTCCGGTTGAAGGCTGCAGTTTCGTTTCGAGCGTATACGTTGCTTACAGCGACCATCGCAACAAACACATGGCCAGACACCAGTGTGCGATTTGTCAGAAAAAATTCGGCTCTAAAAGTATACTTGCGAGACATACTGCAATAATTCACGAAGGTATTGTTCCGGAGAAGAACCTTCCCTGTCCTTACTGTAGCAAGTGCTTTAGCAACAAACGTCATTTGCGACTGCATATTGACGTCCACGAAAATAACCGCAGGTTCAAGTGTAGCTTTTGCGAAAAGACTTTTATCCAGAAGATAAATTGTGTGGTACACGAGAGAACACATACCGGCGAACGGCCATCTGTGTGTCGAATTTGTCCAGCAAAATTCATCACTTCATCGAACAGGAATAAGCACGAGAAACTTTGTCATTTCAGAAACGAATCTGAGGAAATCAACGTGATCGGGTGCGTGAAGCACCTTTGTGAAGGTGATGGTTACATTGGTGAAATAGACGTTGAGACCTAG
- the LOC131694827 gene encoding zinc finger protein ZFP2-like isoform X1, which yields MLRSCCIPVCKNAKLGADQSIGFHLFPTNTELRHKWVEFLGLDCKKFRWRQKYVCSEHFLLSELIENNGQKQLLDGAIPSIYSADECDEDLEYLDYDYLTDTDRPIERDNLVSENAARTHMEDVKLWTLFCRICLKKRSELLSLNSMLHNVALIDIIYTVTGLSLDVGVKLPMKICTSCVCKLDLAFNVRIEIMHFDLILKNMIETGQLDSYYETYDDHLFDVKSPNESYLSELIKKVEGYPAPMFQEHEKQLTLPELIEKVHAQEQSTAIVSMPSNEELECINEPMQEEHLENDQEEQATIDSKEQIIKESTEESVAFVQCDNSFDLKQEFTSDSEDERSSAPKRYVFSWKELYKPKIIPKKRRNIPELPKPELIPNTCYICNSSYEDGNALESHFEEHVSILPYTCEQCNTEAHPQVFRTLISLNRHLRSHLYPFLCEHCPLRFYTKASYTTHLEEKHETGRDGSTCNICGRYFAAKRPFLKHMADHRIIDSAKYKCENCGKIFRDGGLLRRHVRIHTGEQPFECKKCGRRFNHEANFQNHKRLHIGEKAYICSECGKNFVNATALRYHMADHFPNDPQYRVQNQRFNDGKLKNPKFYACPVEGCSFVSSVYVAYSDHRNKHMARHQCAICQKKFGSKSILARHTAIIHEGIVPEKNLPCPYCSKCFSNKRHLRLHIDVHENNRRFKCSFCEKTFIQKINCVVHERTHTGERPSVCRICPAKFITSSNRNKHEKLCHFRNESEEINVIGCVKHLCEGDGYIGEIDVET from the exons CAGTTGCTAGATGGAG ccATTCCATCAATATATTCCGCTGATGAATGTGACGAAGATTTGGAATACCTTGATTATGATTATCTAACAGACACGGATCGACCAATTGAACGTGATAATCTGGTTTCGGAGAACGCAGCCCGAACGCATATGGAAGACGTCAAATTATGGACTTTGTTTTGTAGAATCTGTCTGAAAAAACGGTCCGAGCTGTTGTCACTTAACTCAATGCTACACAACGTCGCACTAATAGATATCATCTACACAGTCACAGGTCTTAGCCTAGATGTTGGTGTTAAGTTGCCTATGAAAATCTGTACGAGTTGCGTCTGTAAGCTAGACTTGGCCTTTAACGTAAGGATTGAAATCATGCATTTCGATCTAATTCTAAAGAATATGATTGAAACTGGACAATTGGATAGTTATTACGAAACTTACGATGACCATCTCTTTGACGTTAAGAGTCCAAACGAATCCTACTTGAGTGAGTTAATAAAGAAGGTTGAAGGGTACCCGGCTCCAATG TTTCAGGAACACGAAAAACAATTGACACTGCCTGAATTAATCGAAAAAGTTCACGCACAAGAACAATCAACTGCAATTGTTTCCATGCCCTCTAATGAAGAGTTGGAATGTATTAATGAGcccatgcaagaggaacattTGGAGAACGATCAAGAAGAACAAGCAACAATTGATTCAAAGGAACAGATCATAAAAGAATCTACCGAAGAAAGCGTTGCATTCGTGCAATGCGATAATTCTTTCGATTTGAAGCAGGAGTTCACTTCCGATTCAGAAGATGAACGCAGCTCAGCTCCAAAACGATACGTGTTTTCTTGGAAAGAACTCTACAAGCCAAAAATCATTCCCAAAAAGCGTAGAAATATTCCAGAGTTACCTAAACCAGAGCTTATACCAAATACCTGCTATATATGTAACAGTTCCTACGAAGATGGTAATGCGCTGGAATCACACTTCGAAGAGCACGTCAGCATTCTACCATACACATGCGAGCAGTGCAACACGGAAGCGCACCCGCAAGTGTTTAGAACGCTGATTTCGCTCAATAGGCACCTTCGATCGCACCTCTACCCATTTCTGTGTGAGCACTGTCCTTTACGGTTTTACACAAAGGCTAGTTATACAACACATTTGGAAGAAAAACACGAGACTGGCAGGGATGGGTCTACTTGCAATATTTGTGGGCGGTATTTTGCAGCGAAACGACCATTCCTTAAACACATGGCGGATCACAGGATAATTGACAGTGCCAAATATAAGTGTGAAAACTGCGGCAAAATATTTCGAGATGGTGGATTACTTAGAAGGCACGTAAGAATTCACACAG GGGAACAGCCTTTTGAATGTAAGAAATGTGGTAGAAGATTCAACCACGAGGCCAATTTCCAGAACCACAAACGACTTCACATCGGAGAAAAGGCTTACATCTGCAGTGAGTGTGGTAAAAATTTCGTCAACGCAACAGCACTCCGTTACCATATGGCTGACCATTTTCCGAACGATCCACAATATCGAGTTCAAAATCAGAGGTTCAATGACGGTAAATTGAAGAATCCGAAGTTCTACGCTTGTCCGGTTGAAGGCTGCAGTTTCGTTTCGAGCGTATACGTTGCTTACAGCGACCATCGCAACAAACACATGGCCAGACACCAGTGTGCGATTTGTCAGAAAAAATTCGGCTCTAAAAGTATACTTGCGAGACATACTGCAATAATTCACGAAGGTATTGTTCCGGAGAAGAACCTTCCCTGTCCTTACTGTAGCAAGTGCTTTAGCAACAAACGTCATTTGCGACTGCATATTGACGTCCACGAAAATAACCGCAGGTTCAAGTGTAGCTTTTGCGAAAAGACTTTTATCCAGAAGATAAATTGTGTGGTACACGAGAGAACACATACCGGCGAACGGCCATCTGTGTGTCGAATTTGTCCAGCAAAATTCATCACTTCATCGAACAGGAATAAGCACGAGAAACTTTGTCATTTCAGAAACGAATCTGAGGAAATCAACGTGATCGGGTGCGTGAAGCACCTTTGTGAAGGTGATGGTTACATTGGTGAAATAGACGTTGAGACCTAG